The following coding sequences lie in one Oncorhynchus kisutch isolate 150728-3 linkage group LG3, Okis_V2, whole genome shotgun sequence genomic window:
- the serinc5 gene encoding serine incorporator 5 isoform X2: MCTPRCIGQIPFYSDLCEKLNAGENCSTLVGYSAVYKVCFGMACFFFVFCIFTLRVNSATGCRAAIHNGFWFPKFIVLLACCVGGFFLPEQDTFLEVWRYVGAIGGFLFLLIQLMLLVEFAHRWNTNWSSGVKDNRLWYGALALATLVLFSVAVGAVVFMALFYTHSQACLLNKVFLGVNGSLCFIVTMLAISPFIQRLQPKSGLLQPGVISVYVMYLTFSAFSSKPKEMLEVNGVNTTVCVFPFNSGSESDKRIVTGVGTVILFGCVLYSCLTSTTRRSSAAMRVIRNSVPETERARCCFCFGDDTDDYDEEQTGGGQNVVYDERQGTIYSYTYFHFVFFLGSLYVMMTVTNWFHYDNHKIEKLLDGSWSVFWIKMASCWVCLILYMWTLLAPMVCPKRFEA; the protein is encoded by the exons atCCCATTCTACAGTGACCTGTGTGAGAAGCTGAATGCTGGTGAGAACTGCTCTACCTTGGTGGGTTACTCTGCTGTGTACAAGGTCTGCTTCGGGATGGCCTGCTTCTTCTTCGTTTTCTGTATCTTCACCCTACGAGTCAACTCTGCCACCGGCTGCCGCGCCGCCATACAcaatgg gttTTGGTTCCCGAAGTTCATAGTGTTGTTGGCCTGCTGTGTTGGAGGATTCTTCCTGCCAGAGCAGGACACCTTTCTGGAAG tgTGGAGGTATGTGGGAGCTATAGGGGGGTTTCTCTTCCTGCTGATCCAGCTCATGCTGCTGGTGGAGTTTGCTCACAGATGGAACACTAACTG GAGTTCAGGTGTGAAGGACAACCGTCTGTGGTATGGGGCGCTGGCTCTGGCCACCTTGGTGTTGTTCAGTGTCGCCGTAGGAGCTGTGGTGTTCATGGCTCTGTTTTACACACACTCTCAGGCCTGTCTGCTCAACAAGGTGTTCCTGGGGGTCAACGGCAGCCTCTGTTTCATAGTCACTATGCTGGCTATATCTCCCTTCATACAGAgac tcCAGCCTAAGTCTGGCCTGCTCCAGCCAGGAGTGATCAGTGTGTACGTCATGTACCTCACCTTCTCAGCCTTCTCCAGCAAGCCCAAAGAGA tGTTGGAGGTTAATGGGGTGAAtacgacagtgtgtgtgttcccttTCAACTCTGGTTCAGAGAGCGACAAGAGGATCGTAACAGGAGTGGGAACTGTCATCCTGTTCGGCTGTGTGCTCTACTCCTG tttgacGTCCACCACCAGACGGAGCTCTGCAGCGATGCGTGTGATTAGGAACAGCGTGCCTGAGACTGAA AGAGCGCGCTGCTGTTTCTGCTTTGGAGATGACACAG ATGACTATGATGAGGAGCAGACTGGAGGAGGACAAAATGTTGTATATGATGAGAGACAGGGAACCATCTACAGCTACACCTACTTCCACTTTGTCTTCTTCCTGGGTTCACTCTACGTCATGATGACTGTCACAAACTGGTTCCA CTATGACAACCATAAGATAGAGAAGCTGCTGGATGGCAGTTGGTCTGTGTTCTGGATCAAGATGGCGTCCTGCTGGGTCTGTCTCATCCTCTACATGTGGACCCTGCTCGCCCCCATGGTCTGCCCCAAACGCTTCGaggcctaa